Proteins from a single region of Gemmatimonadales bacterium:
- the rpsH gene encoding 30S ribosomal protein S8, with product MSMTDPVADMLTRIRNACSAGHRRVDVPTSKLKVELARLLLENHYIAECKVLEDGGRGVLRLYLKYHNELPVIRELRRVSTPGLRQYVKCRDLPRVKNGLGMAIVSTPKGLMTDRQARTANLGGELLAVVW from the coding sequence ATGAGCATGACAGATCCCGTCGCGGATATGCTGACTCGCATCCGGAACGCCTGCTCCGCGGGCCACCGGCGAGTCGATGTGCCGACGTCCAAGCTCAAGGTCGAGCTGGCGCGTCTGCTTCTCGAGAATCACTACATCGCCGAGTGCAAGGTGCTCGAGGATGGCGGTCGCGGCGTGCTGCGGCTCTACCTCAAGTACCACAACGAGCTGCCGGTCATCCGGGAGCTGCGGCGCGTCTCGACCCCGGGGCTCCGGCAGTACGTGAAGTGCCGCGACCTCCCGCGGGTCAAGAACGGCCTCGGCATGGCCATCGTCTCGACGCCCAAGGGCCTCATGACGGACCGGCAGGCGCGCACCGCCAACCTCGGCGGCGAGCTCCTCGCCGTCGTCTGGTAG
- a CDS encoding type Z 30S ribosomal protein S14: MTWQWRFFASSAGRSAARRRSRWRETPAPCAAPPGETMAKTSWIERAKRTPKFKVRAVRRCARCGRSRAVLRKFGLCRICFRELALKGEIPGVRKASW, from the coding sequence ATGACCTGGCAATGGCGCTTCTTCGCGAGCTCGGCTGGCCGTTCCGCGGCGAGACGCCGGTCCCGATGGCGTGAAACCCCGGCGCCCTGCGCGGCGCCACCAGGAGAAACGATGGCAAAGACCAGTTGGATTGAACGAGCCAAGCGCACGCCCAAGTTCAAGGTGCGCGCCGTCCGCCGGTGTGCACGGTGCGGGCGGTCACGGGCAGTCCTGCGCAAGTTCGGCCTCTGCCGAATCTGCTTTCGAGAGCTCGCGCTGAAGGGGGAAATCCCGGGCGTGCGCAAGGCCAGTTGGTAA
- the rplB gene encoding 50S ribosomal protein L2, producing MTIRQFRPMTAGTRFRSVSGFDEITRGTPEKSLVEPLPKSGGRNNKGHLTVRHIGGGHKRQYRKIDFKRNKFGIPAKVAEIEYDPNRTARIALLVYADGEKRYILHPTGLKQGDAVMSGPGADIRLGNAVPLSEVPLGTMVHNVELKIGKGGQMARSAGSGCQVVAKEGDYVTLRLKSTEVRRIHGRCMATIGEVGNSEHELLSVGKAGKSRWLGIKPSVRGVAMNPVDHPLGGGEGKSSGGRPPVSPWGKAEGKKTRHHKKASTKHIVRGRRRGKATK from the coding sequence ATGACCATTCGACAGTTTCGCCCGATGACGGCCGGCACGCGGTTCCGCTCGGTCTCCGGGTTCGACGAGATCACGCGCGGCACGCCGGAGAAGTCCCTGGTCGAGCCGCTTCCGAAGAGCGGTGGCCGGAACAACAAGGGGCACCTGACCGTCCGGCACATCGGCGGCGGGCACAAGCGCCAGTACCGGAAGATCGACTTCAAGCGCAACAAGTTCGGGATTCCGGCCAAGGTGGCGGAAATCGAGTACGACCCGAACCGGACGGCGCGCATCGCGCTGCTGGTGTACGCCGACGGCGAGAAGCGCTACATCCTGCATCCGACCGGCCTGAAGCAGGGCGACGCGGTGATGTCGGGCCCGGGCGCGGACATCCGGCTCGGCAACGCGGTGCCGCTCTCCGAAGTGCCGCTCGGCACGATGGTGCACAACGTGGAGCTCAAGATCGGGAAGGGCGGCCAGATGGCGCGCTCGGCCGGGTCGGGCTGCCAGGTGGTGGCCAAGGAAGGCGATTACGTGACGCTCCGCCTCAAGTCGACCGAGGTGCGGCGGATTCACGGTCGGTGCATGGCCACGATCGGCGAAGTCGGCAACTCCGAGCACGAGCTGCTGTCGGTCGGCAAGGCCGGCAAGAGCCGCTGGCTCGGCATCAAGCCGAGCGTCCGCGGCGTCGCGATGAACCCGGTCGACCACCCGTTGGGTGGCGGCGAGGGCAAGTCGTCGGGCGGCCGTCCGCCGGTCTCGCCGTGGGGCAAGGCCGAAGGCAAGAAGACACGGCACCACAAGAAGGCGTCCACCAAGCACATCGTGCGCGGCCGTCGCCGCGGCAAGGCCACGAAGTAG
- the rplX gene encoding 50S ribosomal protein L24, translated as MPITKGDTVQVVSGDDKGKRGKVLRVYPKTGRVTVDGVNVVKRHRRATQNTEGGIIEFPAPIHHSKTMLIDPKSGEPTRVRRRRDTDGTVERLAVKSGQPIPRSR; from the coding sequence ATGCCGATCACCAAGGGCGACACCGTCCAGGTCGTCTCGGGCGACGACAAGGGGAAGCGGGGGAAGGTGCTCCGCGTGTACCCGAAGACGGGCCGCGTGACGGTCGACGGGGTGAACGTGGTCAAGCGGCACCGCCGCGCCACGCAGAACACCGAGGGGGGGATCATCGAGTTCCCGGCGCCGATCCATCACTCGAAGACCATGCTGATCGACCCCAAGAGCGGTGAGCCGACGCGCGTGCGCCGGCGCCGCGACACCGACGGGACGGTCGAGCGCCTTGCCGTGAAGTCCGGGCAGCCGATTCCGAGGAGCAGGTAA
- the rpsC gene encoding 30S ribosomal protein S3: MGQKTHPIGFRLGIVQPWRSRWFATKDMPALLKEDELIRKYLRARLGHAAIADIHIERKPGKVTVTVHTGRPGVVIGKRGAEVDKLRDELAQLTGKEAAINVEEIKRPEIASQLVADNIAHQLVQRISFRRAMKRAVQSAMRMGAQGIRVRVSGRLGGSEIARTEGYREGRVPLHTLRADIDYATSTAKTTYGTIGIKVWIFKGEVVEEMTGRTYSTGA; this comes from the coding sequence ATGGGGCAGAAGACCCATCCGATCGGTTTCCGGCTCGGCATCGTCCAGCCGTGGCGGTCCCGCTGGTTTGCCACCAAGGACATGCCGGCGCTGCTCAAGGAAGACGAGCTGATCCGGAAGTACCTGCGGGCGCGCCTCGGGCACGCGGCCATCGCCGACATCCACATCGAGCGGAAGCCGGGCAAGGTGACCGTGACGGTGCACACCGGGCGTCCGGGCGTGGTCATCGGCAAGCGCGGCGCGGAGGTGGACAAGCTGCGCGACGAGCTGGCGCAGCTGACCGGCAAGGAAGCCGCGATCAACGTCGAGGAGATCAAGCGGCCCGAGATCGCGTCGCAGCTGGTGGCCGACAACATCGCGCACCAGCTGGTGCAGCGCATCTCGTTCCGCCGCGCCATGAAGCGCGCGGTGCAGAGCGCCATGCGGATGGGCGCCCAGGGGATCCGCGTGCGGGTCTCGGGCCGCCTCGGCGGGTCGGAAATCGCGCGGACCGAGGGGTACCGCGAGGGCCGGGTGCCGCTCCACACGCTGCGGGCGGACATCGACTACGCGACCTCGACGGCCAAGACGACCTACGGCACGATCGGGATCAAGGTCTGGATCTTCAAGGGTGAGGTGGTCGAGGAAATGACCGGCCGCACCTACAGCACGGGGGCCTGA
- the rpsQ gene encoding 30S ribosomal protein S17: MAEETTATTRLQRKTRTGVVKSDKMQKTVTVTLTRRFAHAVYGKMMTRTITVKARDEHGAKVGDTVRLMETRPLAKTVNWRVTEIVKRAK, from the coding sequence ATGGCTGAAGAGACCACCGCGACGACCCGCCTGCAGCGGAAGACCCGCACCGGCGTCGTCAAGAGCGACAAGATGCAGAAGACGGTCACCGTCACGCTGACCCGGCGTTTTGCGCACGCGGTCTACGGGAAGATGATGACCCGGACCATCACGGTGAAGGCGCGGGATGAGCACGGCGCGAAGGTGGGGGACACCGTCCGCCTGATGGAAACGCGGCCGCTTGCCAAGACCGTGAACTGGCGCGTGACCGAGATCGTCAAGCGGGCCAAGTAG
- the rplW gene encoding 50S ribosomal protein L23: protein MPALHEVIVKPLITEKSSAAYQARKEYAFHVHPDANKYQIRDALLKLFGVTATDVRTMQMRRHEVTRGRTRGATARWKKAIVVLKDGETLPVFEG, encoded by the coding sequence ATGCCCGCCCTGCATGAAGTGATCGTCAAGCCGCTGATCACCGAGAAGAGCTCGGCGGCCTACCAGGCGCGCAAGGAATACGCGTTTCACGTGCATCCCGACGCGAACAAGTACCAGATCCGGGATGCGCTCCTGAAGTTGTTCGGCGTCACCGCCACCGACGTCCGCACCATGCAGATGCGGCGGCACGAGGTGACCCGGGGCCGCACGCGGGGCGCGACCGCCCGGTGGAAGAAGGCCATCGTCGTCCTCAAGGACGGCGAGACGCTTCCGGTATTCGAGGGCTGA
- the rplN gene encoding 50S ribosomal protein L14 translates to MVQQESILRIADNSGARKALVIRVLGGSRRRYAGLGDTVVVAIKDAIPTGQVKKGDVAKAVIVRTAKETRRKDGSYIRFDENAAVLIDDKGEPRATRIFGPVARELREKRYMKIVSLAPEVL, encoded by the coding sequence ATGGTTCAGCAAGAGAGCATTCTCAGAATCGCGGACAATTCCGGCGCTCGCAAGGCGCTGGTGATCCGCGTCCTCGGCGGGAGCCGGCGCCGCTACGCGGGCCTCGGCGACACCGTGGTGGTGGCCATCAAGGACGCCATCCCGACCGGCCAGGTGAAGAAGGGCGACGTGGCCAAGGCGGTCATCGTGCGCACCGCGAAGGAGACCCGCCGCAAGGACGGCTCCTACATCCGGTTCGACGAGAACGCCGCGGTCCTGATCGATGACAAGGGCGAGCCGCGGGCCACCCGCATCTTCGGTCCCGTGGCGCGCGAGCTCCGCGAGAAGCGTTACATGAAGATCGTCTCGCTGGCGCCGGAGGTCCTGTAA
- the rplF gene encoding 50S ribosomal protein L6, producing the protein MSRIGKRPVPVPSGVTVALKGNHIAVKGPKGELSRDLPRDMIVAQADGHVTVERPSDEKRHKALHGLTRTLVANMVEGVTAGYQKVLELQGVGYKAEMKPYGINLIVGLSHQVAFKAPEGIKITVENNTLVRIQGASKELVGQVAAEIRSVRPPEPYKGKGIRYQGEQVRRKAGKTGAK; encoded by the coding sequence ATGTCACGTATCGGCAAGCGCCCGGTGCCCGTGCCCTCCGGCGTCACCGTGGCCCTCAAGGGCAACCATATCGCGGTCAAGGGGCCCAAGGGCGAGCTGTCCCGGGACCTCCCCCGCGACATGATCGTGGCCCAGGCGGACGGGCACGTCACCGTCGAGCGGCCCAGCGACGAGAAGCGGCACAAGGCGCTGCACGGCCTGACCCGCACGCTCGTGGCCAACATGGTCGAGGGCGTCACCGCCGGGTACCAGAAGGTCCTGGAACTCCAGGGCGTCGGGTACAAGGCGGAGATGAAGCCCTACGGCATCAATCTCATCGTCGGCCTGTCCCACCAGGTGGCCTTCAAGGCGCCGGAGGGGATCAAGATCACGGTCGAAAACAACACGCTGGTGCGGATCCAGGGCGCGAGCAAGGAACTCGTCGGGCAGGTCGCCGCCGAGATCCGGTCCGTCCGGCCGCCCGAGCCCTACAAGGGCAAGGGCATCCGTTACCAGGGCGAGCAGGTCCGGCGCAAGGCCGGCAAGACAGGAGCGAAGTAG
- the rplP gene encoding 50S ribosomal protein L16, with protein sequence MLAPKRVKFRKTFKGRTKGIASRGIAVSFGEFAIKTLDPGWITNRQIEAARVAMTREMKRGGKVWIRIFPDKPITKKPAETRMGKGKGNPEGWVAVVRPGRVLFEVEGVTEELARKALALAQAKLPVRTRFVKREEI encoded by the coding sequence ATGCTGGCACCGAAGCGGGTGAAGTTTCGCAAGACGTTCAAGGGCCGGACCAAGGGCATCGCCTCGCGTGGCATTGCGGTGTCGTTCGGCGAGTTCGCCATCAAGACGCTCGATCCGGGCTGGATCACGAACCGGCAGATCGAGGCGGCGCGTGTCGCCATGACCCGTGAAATGAAGCGCGGCGGCAAGGTGTGGATCCGGATCTTTCCGGACAAGCCGATCACGAAGAAGCCGGCCGAGACGCGCATGGGCAAGGGGAAGGGCAATCCCGAGGGCTGGGTGGCCGTGGTGCGGCCGGGCCGGGTGCTCTTCGAGGTCGAAGGGGTGACCGAGGAGCTGGCGCGGAAGGCCCTGGCGCTGGCCCAGGCCAAGCTGCCGGTGCGCACGCGCTTCGTCAAGCGCGAGGAGATCTAG
- the rplR gene encoding 50S ribosomal protein L18 gives MRAIHAPKTRREQRYRRHLRVRQKVAGTLERPRLVVFRSLKHISAQLVNDDLGVTILGVTDNSEGIAVEGTGKVARAKAVGKLIAEKAKAAGITSVVFDRAGYRYHGRVQAVADGARAGGLEF, from the coding sequence ATGCGCGCGATTCACGCACCCAAGACGCGCCGGGAACAGCGCTACCGCCGCCACCTCCGCGTCCGGCAGAAGGTCGCCGGCACGCTGGAGCGTCCGCGGCTGGTGGTCTTCCGGTCGCTCAAGCACATCTCCGCCCAGCTGGTCAACGACGACCTCGGCGTGACGATTCTCGGCGTGACGGACAACAGCGAGGGGATCGCGGTCGAGGGCACGGGCAAGGTGGCCCGCGCCAAGGCCGTCGGGAAGCTCATTGCGGAGAAGGCAAAGGCCGCGGGCATCACCTCGGTGGTGTTCGACCGGGCAGGTTACCGATACCATGGCCGCGTGCAAGCGGTCGCCGACGGCGCGCGCGCCGGCGGACTGGAGTTCTAG
- the rpmC gene encoding 50S ribosomal protein L29, with amino-acid sequence MNATELRDLSDDELKAKLAELKEERFRLRFRSASESIDNPMRFRTLRRDTARILTVLRSRTTNS; translated from the coding sequence ATGAACGCGACTGAATTGCGGGACCTGTCCGACGACGAGCTGAAGGCCAAGCTCGCGGAGCTGAAGGAAGAGCGGTTCCGGCTGCGCTTCCGGTCGGCGAGTGAGTCGATTGACAACCCGATGCGGTTCCGGACGTTGCGCCGGGACACCGCGCGGATTCTGACGGTCCTGCGCTCGCGCACGACCAATTCGTAA
- the rpsS gene encoding 30S ribosomal protein S19 produces the protein MARSIKKGPFVQDALLLKVEALNQKNEKKVVKTWSRASTILPEFVGHTFAVHNGNKFVPVYVTENMVGHKLGEFSPTRLFRGHSGKIVADKKAKPE, from the coding sequence ATGGCACGTAGCATCAAGAAGGGCCCGTTCGTCCAGGACGCACTGCTCCTGAAGGTCGAGGCCCTGAACCAGAAAAACGAGAAGAAGGTCGTGAAGACCTGGAGCCGGGCGAGCACGATCCTGCCCGAGTTCGTGGGGCACACCTTCGCCGTCCACAACGGCAACAAGTTCGTGCCGGTGTACGTGACGGAAAACATGGTGGGGCACAAGCTGGGCGAATTCTCGCCCACGCGACTGTTCCGCGGCCACAGCGGCAAGATCGTGGCGGACAAGAAGGCCAAGCCGGAGTGA
- the rplE gene encoding 50S ribosomal protein L5: protein MATTKEKAPKAGGAAKAGKEKAAVGATDAAPKAAEGTPRLQTYYETTVRPRLVQQFGIANPMQVPRITKVVLNVGMGEASKTPKLLDAVVSELAQITGQKPVITRAKKSIANFGLRAGVPVGASVTLRGARMYEFLDRFISIAVPRVRDFRGLANKSFDGRGNYTTGIKEQLIFPEIDYDKVEKIHGMDITVVTNAGRDDLAMALLRELGWPFRGETPVPMA, encoded by the coding sequence ATGGCGACCACGAAGGAGAAGGCCCCGAAGGCGGGTGGCGCGGCGAAGGCGGGCAAGGAGAAGGCCGCCGTCGGCGCCACCGACGCGGCGCCGAAGGCCGCCGAGGGTACGCCCCGGCTGCAGACGTACTACGAGACGACGGTTCGTCCGCGCCTGGTGCAGCAGTTTGGCATCGCGAACCCGATGCAGGTGCCCCGGATCACGAAGGTGGTCCTGAACGTCGGCATGGGCGAGGCGAGCAAGACCCCGAAGCTGCTGGACGCGGTGGTGTCGGAGCTCGCGCAGATCACCGGGCAGAAGCCGGTCATCACCCGCGCCAAGAAGTCGATCGCCAACTTCGGCCTCCGGGCCGGGGTGCCGGTCGGCGCCTCGGTCACCTTGCGGGGCGCGCGGATGTACGAGTTCCTCGACCGGTTCATCTCGATCGCGGTGCCGCGGGTCCGGGACTTCCGCGGGCTGGCGAACAAGAGCTTCGACGGCCGGGGCAACTACACGACCGGCATCAAGGAGCAGTTGATTTTCCCCGAGATCGACTACGACAAGGTCGAGAAGATCCACGGGATGGACATCACGGTGGTGACGAACGCCGGGCGGGATGACCTGGCAATGGCGCTTCTTCGCGAGCTCGGCTGGCCGTTCCGCGGCGAGACGCCGGTCCCGATGGCGTGA
- the rplV gene encoding 50S ribosomal protein L22: protein MPGTAIQRLVRQSPQKMRLVADLIRGKDVNEAYAILKFNKKLAARQIEKTLKSAVSNAEQLALRDNEAFDVDALYVSKAMVDMGQPLKRFTAAAQGRATPIRKRTSHVTIHVATKGSI, encoded by the coding sequence ATGCCAGGCACAGCGATTCAGCGGCTGGTGCGCCAGTCGCCCCAGAAGATGCGTCTCGTCGCGGACCTGATCCGCGGCAAGGACGTGAACGAGGCGTACGCGATCCTCAAGTTCAACAAGAAGCTGGCGGCGCGGCAAATCGAGAAGACGCTGAAGTCGGCGGTCTCGAACGCCGAGCAGCTCGCCTTGCGGGACAACGAGGCGTTCGACGTGGACGCGCTCTACGTGTCGAAGGCGATGGTGGACATGGGGCAGCCGCTCAAGCGGTTCACCGCCGCGGCACAGGGCCGCGCGACCCCGATCCGCAAGCGGACCAGCCATGTGACGATTCACGTGGCCACGAAGGGGAGCATCTAA